The Streptomyces pactum genome contains a region encoding:
- a CDS encoding pilus assembly protein TadG-related protein — MRHLRGHGDAGQAFPIYITVVGGLLFLALAYFAVGQAASTRSEAQTAADAAALAAALETRDQLADQWLANVLEPGSWQGIFDGEAPVPSACWRAHELAARNDATLKCHPDGLLGYTVVAETNETVGDTIVPGTEDQTATESATAVIEARCSFESPAEEAGDVLPKLTCEGEQWNLEPDDLLNLPKPEDLFDVHLAD; from the coding sequence TTGAGGCACCTCCGCGGACACGGTGACGCAGGGCAGGCTTTCCCCATCTACATCACTGTGGTGGGGGGTCTGCTCTTTCTAGCGCTCGCATACTTTGCTGTCGGCCAGGCCGCATCGACTCGTAGCGAAGCCCAGACGGCGGCGGACGCGGCGGCACTCGCTGCAGCCTTGGAAACCCGGGATCAGCTCGCGGACCAGTGGTTGGCGAACGTATTGGAGCCAGGTTCATGGCAGGGGATCTTCGACGGTGAGGCACCGGTTCCCAGTGCATGCTGGCGCGCGCATGAGTTGGCTGCACGCAACGATGCAACGCTGAAATGCCATCCGGACGGGCTGCTGGGATACACCGTCGTGGCGGAGACCAACGAGACTGTCGGAGACACCATCGTGCCAGGCACGGAGGATCAGACGGCCACGGAATCCGCCACTGCCGTCATTGAAGCTCGCTGTTCGTTCGAATCACCCGCTGAGGAGGCCGGTGATGTGCTGCCCAAGCTCACGTGCGAGGGCGAGCAGTGGAATTTGGAACCGGACGACCTTTTGAACCTACCCAAGCCGGAGGATCTGTTCGATGTCCACCTGGCTGACTGA
- a CDS encoding Flp family type IVb pilin, which translates to MTNWLHTTAAYLHSRATARNDKGQTAVEYLGIIAVVVAIVLAITGTDIGQTIYNAITDKITEVTGG; encoded by the coding sequence ATGACCAACTGGCTTCACACCACCGCCGCCTACCTGCACTCCCGCGCCACCGCCCGCAACGACAAGGGCCAGACGGCTGTGGAGTACCTGGGGATCATCGCGGTGGTGGTGGCGATCGTACTGGCGATCACGGGGACGGATATCGGGCAGACGATTTACAACGCGATCACGGACAAGATCACCGAAGTCACTGGCGGTTGA
- a CDS encoding DUF5936 domain-containing protein, giving the protein MELGRLGLLLALLMGLSVWGAFAGIRMYRADAKLPGDLALALEVGSTRTGAVDSLIDRMGMRYAPAVLRLMGPALVAKYRRRIDLAGNPGGLTIDRYAARRAVYGFLGAVGFVVFLLRGQYVVALLLLAFGAFWTEVGIWSAIRVRKDVIERTLPDFLDVLAVVVSAGLGFRQALDRVAIRYEGPWADELRITLRQMDLGMSRRQAFAELRRRNDSEQVAMFVTALQQGEELGAPIVDTLVSLAKDMRRTDAQNARRKAARAVPKATMMITTFMVPATMILLGAGLILGSGTDFGTITGE; this is encoded by the coding sequence ATGGAACTGGGACGACTGGGACTGCTCCTGGCCCTGCTCATGGGCCTGAGCGTCTGGGGCGCCTTCGCCGGCATCCGCATGTACCGGGCCGACGCCAAACTCCCCGGCGACCTCGCCCTCGCCCTGGAGGTCGGCTCCACCCGCACCGGGGCCGTCGACTCCCTCATCGACCGCATGGGCATGCGCTACGCCCCCGCCGTACTGCGTCTGATGGGCCCGGCCCTGGTGGCCAAGTACCGCCGCAGGATCGACCTGGCCGGCAACCCCGGCGGCCTGACCATCGACCGCTACGCCGCCCGCCGCGCGGTGTACGGCTTCCTGGGCGCGGTCGGCTTCGTGGTCTTCCTCCTGCGCGGCCAGTACGTGGTGGCCCTGCTCCTCCTCGCCTTCGGCGCGTTCTGGACGGAGGTCGGCATCTGGTCGGCGATCCGGGTCCGTAAGGACGTCATCGAGCGCACGCTCCCCGACTTCCTGGACGTCCTCGCGGTCGTGGTCAGCGCCGGCCTCGGTTTCCGCCAGGCCCTGGACCGCGTGGCGATCCGCTACGAGGGCCCTTGGGCCGACGAACTGCGCATCACCCTCCGCCAGATGGACCTCGGCATGAGCCGCCGCCAGGCCTTCGCGGAGCTGCGCCGGCGCAACGACTCCGAACAGGTGGCGATGTTCGTGACGGCGCTCCAGCAGGGCGAGGAGCTGGGCGCCCCCATCGTCGACACCCTGGTCTCCCTGGCCAAGGACATGCGCCGCACGGACGCCCAGAACGCCCGCCGCAAGGCAGCGCGCGCGGTACCCAAGGCCACGATGATGATCACGACCTTCATGGTCCCGGCCACGATGATCCTCCTCGGCGCCGGCCTGATCCTGGGCTCGGGGACGGACTTCGGCACGATCACCGGCGAGTAG
- a CDS encoding type II secretion system F family protein, with amino-acid sequence MELETLVTLTTGITLLTCALAVMGLHSYAAGKAQRAALVDRLSATGQLPPAGRPRRFRILDRRLRRTKLGRDLELRLAATGLDVTPGEFFAYMLATVAGLWLIGQAALAPFFGPLAGLLGIGAAIQFLNWQRQKRIEKFINQLPELARILANATQAGLALRTAIGMAAEELEAPAGEELGKVAAQLAVGASMDDALGELADRLPSRELVVLVTTLVLSNRAGGQVVSALRNLTETLEERKETRREVRTQLSQVSMTSYAVPVLGVGSLFLMDGVKDGALERMTGSSAGQAAVIIAFTLYAVGFVLIRRLSRIDV; translated from the coding sequence ATGGAACTGGAAACGCTCGTCACGCTCACCACCGGCATCACGCTGCTGACCTGCGCCCTGGCGGTCATGGGCCTGCATTCCTACGCCGCCGGCAAGGCCCAGCGGGCGGCCCTGGTCGACCGCCTCTCCGCCACCGGCCAGCTCCCTCCCGCCGGCCGCCCGCGCCGTTTTCGCATCCTGGACCGCCGCCTGCGCCGGACGAAGCTCGGCCGCGACCTCGAACTGCGCTTGGCGGCGACCGGCCTGGACGTCACGCCCGGGGAGTTCTTCGCCTACATGCTCGCCACGGTCGCGGGCCTCTGGCTGATCGGCCAGGCCGCCCTGGCCCCGTTCTTCGGCCCCCTGGCGGGCCTGCTGGGCATCGGGGCGGCCATCCAGTTCCTCAACTGGCAACGCCAGAAACGCATCGAGAAGTTCATCAACCAACTCCCCGAACTCGCCCGCATCCTCGCCAACGCCACCCAGGCCGGCCTCGCCCTGCGCACCGCCATCGGCATGGCGGCGGAGGAGCTGGAGGCCCCCGCCGGAGAGGAACTGGGCAAGGTGGCCGCTCAGTTGGCCGTCGGCGCCTCCATGGACGACGCCCTCGGCGAACTCGCCGACCGCCTCCCCTCCCGCGAACTCGTCGTCCTGGTCACCACGCTCGTCCTGTCCAACCGCGCGGGCGGCCAGGTGGTGAGCGCCCTGCGCAACCTCACGGAGACCCTGGAGGAGCGAAAGGAGACCCGGCGCGAGGTCCGCACCCAGCTCTCCCAGGTCAGCATGACGTCGTACGCCGTCCCCGTACTCGGTGTCGGCTCGTTGTTCCTGATGGACGGGGTGAAGGACGGCGCCCTGGAACGCATGACGGGCTCCTCGGCCGGCCAGGCCGCGGTGATCATCGCCTTCACGCTCTACGCGGTCGGGTTCGTTCTCATCCGCCGCCTGTCCCGCATCGACGTCTGA
- a CDS encoding CpaF family protein, with product MSLRARIHSPEEHGSRGEDGHLVASYRAKLLEEIDLAEMSSLAMAERRARLERVLGHIISREGPVLSTVERSQLIRRVVDEALGLGILEPLLEDASITEIMVNGPDAIFVERGGRVEQLPLRFASNDQLMQTIERIVSTVNRRVDESNPMVDARLPSGERVNVIIPPLSLTGATLTIRRFPRSFTLQELIGLGSLDEHMLYLLAGLVQARFNIIVSGATGTGKTTLLNALSGLIPETERIITIEDSAELQLQQAHVIRLESRPPNVEGQGRVTIRDLVRNSLRMRPDRIVVGEVRGGESLDMLQAMSTGHDGSLATVHANSAEDALMRLQTLASMSDVEIPFVALHDQINSSVDVIVQLTRFADGARRITEIALLASHGGEPYRLATVARFNARPMTADGRIYGAFEYHPLPRRTAERLYMASQPVPQAFGVAHTADQLATREAR from the coding sequence ATGAGCCTGCGCGCACGCATCCACTCCCCCGAGGAGCACGGCAGCCGGGGCGAGGACGGACACCTGGTCGCCTCCTACCGGGCCAAGCTCCTGGAGGAGATCGACCTCGCCGAAATGAGCTCCCTGGCGATGGCCGAGCGCCGCGCCCGCCTGGAACGGGTGCTCGGCCACATCATCAGCCGCGAGGGCCCGGTCCTGTCGACGGTCGAGCGCTCCCAGCTCATCCGCCGGGTCGTGGACGAGGCCCTCGGCCTCGGCATCCTGGAACCGCTGCTCGAGGACGCGTCCATCACGGAGATCATGGTGAACGGCCCGGACGCGATCTTCGTGGAACGCGGCGGCCGAGTCGAACAACTCCCGCTCCGCTTCGCCTCCAACGACCAACTGATGCAGACCATCGAGCGCATCGTGTCGACGGTCAACCGCCGCGTGGACGAGTCGAACCCGATGGTCGACGCCCGCCTCCCCTCCGGCGAGCGCGTCAACGTCATCATCCCGCCGCTGTCGCTGACCGGAGCCACGCTCACCATCCGCCGCTTCCCGCGCTCCTTCACCCTCCAGGAGCTGATCGGCCTCGGCTCGCTCGACGAGCACATGCTGTACCTGCTCGCCGGCCTGGTGCAGGCCCGCTTCAACATCATCGTCTCCGGCGCCACGGGCACCGGTAAGACCACCCTTCTCAACGCCCTCTCCGGCCTGATCCCGGAGACCGAACGCATCATCACCATCGAGGACTCCGCGGAACTCCAGCTCCAGCAGGCACACGTGATCCGCCTGGAGTCCCGCCCGCCGAACGTCGAGGGCCAGGGCAGGGTGACGATCCGCGACCTGGTCCGCAACTCGCTGCGCATGCGCCCCGACCGCATCGTCGTCGGCGAGGTCCGCGGCGGCGAGTCCCTGGACATGCTCCAGGCCATGTCGACGGGCCACGACGGCTCCCTCGCCACCGTCCACGCCAACAGCGCCGAAGACGCCCTGATGCGGCTCCAGACCCTGGCCTCCATGTCGGACGTGGAGATCCCGTTCGTCGCCCTGCACGACCAGATCAACAGCTCCGTCGACGTCATCGTCCAGCTCACCCGCTTCGCCGACGGCGCCCGCCGCATCACCGAGATCGCCCTGCTGGCCAGTCACGGCGGCGAACCGTACCGCCTGGCCACGGTCGCCCGCTTCAACGCCCGGCCGATGACCGCCGACGGCCGCATCTACGGCGCCTTCGAGTACCACCCCCTCCCGCGCCGCACCGCCGAGCGCCTCTACATGGCTAGCCAGCCCGTCCCGCAGGCCTTCGGCGTGGCCCACACCGCGGACCAGCTCGCCACCCGGGAGGCGAGGTAG
- a CDS encoding TadE/TadG family type IV pilus assembly protein: MAIEYLGFLPILILVALAAVQLGLIAYTAQQAGTAARAGARSASLQESAGEACAAAVSSWLADGTDCPPSYGGDEVTVTATVEIPSIVPGWEFDPATRTATMPLDH, encoded by the coding sequence GTGGCCATCGAGTACCTCGGATTCCTGCCGATCCTGATCCTCGTCGCCCTGGCAGCCGTACAACTGGGCCTGATCGCGTACACCGCCCAGCAGGCCGGTACGGCGGCCCGCGCCGGGGCCCGCAGCGCCTCGCTCCAGGAGAGCGCGGGCGAGGCGTGCGCGGCGGCGGTCAGCAGTTGGCTCGCGGACGGCACCGACTGCCCACCGTCGTACGGCGGGGACGAGGTGACGGTCACCGCCACCGTCGAGATCCCGTCGATCGTCCCGGGCTGGGAGTTCGACCCCGCCACCAGGACCGCCACCATGCCGCTGGACCACTGA
- a CDS encoding TadE/TadG family type IV pilus assembly protein: MSALRRGSRDARRTGADAGQVTVEFLGMTPVIIATLVVLWQLVLVGYTYTLAGNAADEAVRAATAADRGARQGACQEAGRDKLSGAWEGGAEVGCDTAGGYVTADVRIEVPILFPGTVSFPFTVHGHAGAVEEETD; the protein is encoded by the coding sequence ATGAGTGCCTTGCGGCGCGGCTCCCGGGACGCCCGGCGCACGGGAGCGGACGCGGGCCAGGTCACCGTCGAGTTCCTCGGCATGACCCCGGTGATCATCGCGACGCTGGTGGTGCTGTGGCAGCTCGTCCTCGTGGGATACACGTACACGCTCGCGGGTAATGCTGCGGACGAGGCGGTACGGGCGGCTACGGCGGCGGACCGGGGGGCGCGGCAGGGAGCCTGCCAGGAGGCCGGCCGGGACAAGCTGTCCGGCGCGTGGGAGGGAGGCGCCGAGGTGGGCTGCGACACCGCGGGCGGCTATGTCACCGCCGACGTGCGCATCGAGGTGCCCATCCTCTTCCCGGGCACGGTCAGCTTCCCGTTCACCGTGCACGGCCACGCGGGCGCCGTGGAGGAGGAGACCGACTGA
- a CDS encoding AAA family ATPase, which yields MPTRILPAVGDADAVRSITTLLSQLPDAEPMAPVTDSTQLVDTLARLAAESVDELPEVVVVHERIGPVPALELIREVALRFPAVGVILVTSDPGPGLFQAAMDYGARGLVALPLGYEELASRVQAVAQWSVGVRRHLGSGVEVFTGAGGTVVTVSGAKGGVGTTLTAIQLALAAQASGRPTALVDMDLQAGDVASYLDVQFRRSVVDLAAITDISPRVLADAVFRHDTGLALLLAPGEGERGEEVTDRATRQIVSALRSRYEVVVLDCGAQLGGAGAAAVEMADAALLVTTPDVVAVRGAKRAVRMWDRLQIRKAEETTVVVNRHTRATEIQPPLIRKITGTAVANTTVPANFKELQGAVDAGRVHELDSRGTVKQALWTLAGELGLARAAEGDHRKGGRFRGDRGSVSFRRRKDGAG from the coding sequence ATGCCCACGAGGATCCTCCCGGCAGTCGGCGACGCGGACGCCGTACGGTCCATCACGACCCTGCTCAGCCAGCTCCCGGACGCCGAACCGATGGCCCCGGTGACCGACTCCACCCAGCTCGTCGACACCCTCGCCCGGCTGGCCGCCGAGTCCGTCGACGAACTGCCCGAGGTCGTCGTCGTCCACGAGCGCATCGGCCCGGTCCCCGCGCTGGAACTGATCCGCGAGGTCGCCCTCCGCTTCCCGGCCGTCGGCGTCATCCTCGTCACCTCCGACCCGGGTCCCGGCCTCTTCCAGGCCGCCATGGACTACGGCGCCCGCGGCCTGGTCGCCCTGCCGCTGGGCTACGAGGAACTGGCCAGCCGCGTCCAGGCGGTGGCCCAGTGGTCGGTGGGCGTACGCCGGCACCTCGGCAGCGGCGTCGAAGTGTTCACCGGCGCCGGCGGCACGGTCGTCACGGTCAGCGGTGCCAAGGGCGGTGTCGGCACCACCCTGACGGCGATCCAGTTGGCCCTCGCCGCCCAGGCGTCGGGCCGCCCGACCGCCCTGGTCGACATGGACCTCCAGGCCGGCGACGTCGCCTCCTACCTGGACGTCCAGTTCCGCCGCTCCGTCGTCGACCTGGCCGCCATCACGGACATCTCCCCGCGCGTCCTGGCCGACGCCGTCTTCCGCCACGACACCGGCCTCGCCCTGTTGCTCGCCCCCGGCGAGGGCGAACGCGGCGAGGAGGTCACCGACCGTGCCACCCGCCAGATCGTCAGCGCCCTGCGCTCCCGCTACGAGGTCGTCGTCCTCGACTGCGGTGCCCAGCTCGGCGGCGCCGGCGCCGCGGCCGTGGAGATGGCCGACGCGGCGCTGCTGGTCACCACCCCGGACGTGGTCGCCGTACGGGGCGCCAAGCGGGCGGTGCGGATGTGGGACCGGTTGCAGATCCGCAAGGCGGAGGAGACCACCGTGGTGGTCAACCGGCACACGCGCGCCACGGAGATCCAGCCCCCGCTGATCCGGAAGATCACCGGCACGGCGGTCGCGAACACCACCGTCCCCGCCAACTTCAAGGAGCTCCAGGGCGCCGTGGACGCCGGCCGTGTCCACGAACTGGACAGCAGGGGCACGGTGAAGCAGGCCCTGTGGACCCTGGCGGGCGAACTGGGCCTGGCCCGGGCCGCCGAGGGGGACCACCGAAAGGGCGGCCGCTTCCGCGGCGACCGGGGGTCGGTGAGCTTCCGGCGACGGAAGGACGGTGCGGGATGA
- the cpaB gene encoding Flp pilus assembly protein CpaB, with the protein MNSRQRRGIILLILSVFCALGAFAGVLSVIDDVKSKVGPEVTAYRLKTDVEPYTPLGAGQFEKIEMPERWLSENAVTDLGQVRGKIAVTTLKEGSLLQSDMIVDQPALRPGQQEVAIMIDAATGVAGKITPGSTVNVYATFEGQREGDPAQSKIIVTNAKVIDVGDLTSLQPDENSRDREPTDAVPITFALSTIDAQRITYAESFAQRVRLALVAPGGDTTVPDKDRTYELAKDK; encoded by the coding sequence ATGAACTCCCGTCAGCGCCGCGGCATCATCCTGCTGATCCTGTCGGTCTTCTGCGCCCTCGGCGCGTTCGCCGGCGTGCTGTCCGTCATCGACGACGTGAAGTCCAAGGTCGGACCCGAGGTCACCGCCTACCGGCTCAAGACCGACGTGGAGCCCTACACGCCCCTGGGCGCCGGGCAGTTCGAGAAGATCGAGATGCCCGAGCGCTGGCTCTCGGAGAACGCCGTCACCGACCTCGGCCAGGTCCGCGGCAAGATCGCCGTGACGACGCTGAAGGAGGGCTCGTTGCTGCAGAGCGACATGATCGTCGACCAGCCCGCCCTGCGGCCCGGGCAGCAGGAGGTCGCCATCATGATCGACGCGGCGACCGGCGTCGCCGGCAAGATCACACCGGGCTCCACCGTCAACGTCTACGCCACCTTCGAGGGACAGCGTGAGGGCGACCCCGCCCAATCCAAGATCATCGTGACGAACGCCAAGGTCATCGACGTCGGCGACCTCACCTCGCTGCAGCCAGACGAGAACAGCCGCGACCGGGAACCCACCGACGCCGTGCCCATCACCTTCGCACTGTCCACCATCGACGCCCAGCGCATCACCTACGCCGAGTCGTTCGCCCAGCGGGTCCGGCTCGCGCTGGTGGCGCCCGGCGGCGACACCACGGTTCCCGACAAGGACCGGACGTACGAACTCGCGAAGGACAAGTGA
- a CDS encoding chitinase, whose product MEPVHRRFGRRTKFWASAVTAALALSVTAVGQASAADVNNAKNAGFEAGLSNWTCSANSGTTVSSPVHAGSAALKATPSGQDNARCAQTVKVEPGSTYKLSAWVRGGYSYLGVTGTGTTDVSTWTPDSGSWKQLSTTFTTGSSTTSVTVYTHGWYGQSAYYADDLSVFGPDGGGGDDGGPEPTVPSAPAGLGVSGTTSSSASLAWSAVSGATGYNVYRDGTKVTAVTGTSATVTGLAAATSYSFRVTATNAAGESAKSAAVTARTAEKDDGGGGGDLPEHAVTGYWQNFDNGAAVQRISDVSSQYDIIAVAFADATGTPGAVDFNLDTAGLDGYTVDRFKADVRAKQAAGKKVIISVGGEKGTVSVNDSASATNFADSVYSVMQEYGFDGVDIDLENGLNATYMTQALRALSAKAGPDMILTMAPQTIDMQSTSGSYFRTALNVKDILTVVNMQYYNSGTMLGCDGKVYAQGTVDFLTALACIQLENGLDPSQVGLGLPASTRAAGGGYVSPSVVNNALDCLTKGTNCGTFKPSRTYPGLRGAMTWSTNWDATAGNAWSNAVGAHVHALP is encoded by the coding sequence ATGGAGCCCGTGCACAGACGGTTCGGCAGGCGGACGAAGTTCTGGGCGTCGGCCGTCACCGCCGCTCTCGCCCTCTCGGTCACGGCGGTCGGCCAGGCGTCCGCCGCCGACGTCAACAACGCGAAGAACGCCGGCTTCGAGGCCGGCCTGAGCAACTGGACCTGTTCCGCGAACAGCGGTACGACCGTCTCCTCCCCGGTACACGCCGGCTCCGCCGCGCTCAAGGCGACGCCGAGCGGGCAGGACAACGCCCGGTGCGCCCAGACGGTGAAGGTCGAGCCCGGCTCCACGTACAAGCTGAGCGCCTGGGTGCGGGGCGGGTACTCCTATCTGGGCGTGACGGGCACGGGGACGACGGACGTGTCGACCTGGACGCCGGACTCGGGCTCCTGGAAGCAACTGTCGACGACGTTCACGACGGGCTCCTCGACGACCTCGGTGACCGTGTACACGCACGGCTGGTACGGGCAGTCGGCCTACTACGCCGACGACCTGTCCGTCTTCGGCCCGGACGGGGGCGGCGGCGACGACGGCGGGCCCGAGCCCACGGTCCCGTCGGCCCCGGCCGGCCTGGGCGTCTCCGGTACGACGTCCTCGTCGGCGTCGCTGGCCTGGAGCGCGGTGTCGGGCGCCACCGGGTACAACGTCTACCGCGACGGCACGAAGGTGACGGCGGTGACCGGCACGTCGGCGACGGTGACCGGCCTCGCGGCCGCCACGTCGTACTCCTTCCGGGTCACGGCGACCAACGCGGCCGGCGAGTCGGCGAAGTCGGCGGCGGTGACGGCCCGCACGGCGGAGAAGGACGACGGCGGGGGCGGCGGCGATCTGCCCGAGCACGCGGTGACCGGCTACTGGCAGAACTTCGACAACGGCGCGGCGGTCCAGAGGATCTCGGACGTCTCCTCCCAGTACGACATCATCGCGGTGGCCTTCGCGGACGCGACCGGCACGCCGGGCGCGGTGGACTTCAACCTCGACACGGCCGGCCTCGACGGCTACACGGTCGACCGGTTCAAGGCGGACGTCCGGGCCAAGCAGGCCGCCGGGAAGAAGGTCATCATCTCGGTGGGCGGCGAGAAGGGCACCGTCTCGGTGAACGACTCGGCCTCCGCGACGAACTTCGCCGACTCCGTCTACTCGGTCATGCAGGAGTACGGCTTCGACGGCGTCGACATCGACCTGGAGAACGGTCTCAACGCGACCTACATGACGCAGGCCCTGCGCGCCCTGTCGGCGAAGGCGGGTCCGGACATGATCCTCACGATGGCGCCGCAGACGATCGACATGCAGTCGACGTCGGGTTCGTACTTCCGCACGGCGCTGAACGTGAAGGACATCCTCACCGTCGTCAACATGCAGTACTACAACAGCGGCACGATGCTGGGCTGCGACGGCAAGGTGTACGCGCAGGGCACGGTCGACTTCCTCACCGCCCTGGCCTGCATCCAGTTGGAGAACGGCCTCGACCCGTCCCAGGTCGGCCTGGGTCTGCCGGCCTCCACCCGGGCGGCGGGCGGCGGCTACGTCTCCCCGTCCGTGGTGAACAACGCCCTGGACTGCCTGACCAAGGGGACGAACTGCGGCACCTTCAAGCCGTCCAGGACGTACCCCGGCCTGCGGGGCGCGATGACCTGGTCCACCAACTGGGACGCCACGGCCGGCAACGCCTGGTCGAACGCGGTGGGTGCCCACGTGCACGCCCTGCCGTAG
- a CDS encoding LCP family protein, translating into MSTDTAIPTDRPSRRRGRKVRTRGQRVRRAIGWTLLAVVLVTGGTGWWLYDRLNSNLGNGIDLDKALGDDRPEKLPTSGQNLLILGSDTRSGENADLAGGDSSGLADTTMVVHIPEGRSKAVSVSIPRDTLVTRPECPAKDGSTLPAKERVMFNSLYPTGGPACVLKTVEHMSGVRIDHYIEVDFAGFASLVDAIGGVTVEVDQPIKDSKTGLDLSVGSHRLNGRESLAFVRTRHGVGDGSDLGRIGLQQQFMLALLAEVRKQDLLGSPTKAYKIANAATKSLTTDSAISSLTSLAEFGRSMQGVNPDTMETLMLPVEYDKLEPARVVAVEPRASALWKAIKEDGEIPESAKKSPASGG; encoded by the coding sequence ATGAGCACCGATACCGCGATACCCACCGACCGCCCGTCCAGACGCCGCGGTCGCAAGGTACGCACCCGCGGTCAGCGCGTCCGCCGCGCCATCGGCTGGACCCTCCTGGCGGTGGTGCTCGTCACCGGTGGCACCGGCTGGTGGCTGTACGACCGCCTGAACTCGAACCTCGGCAACGGTATCGACCTCGACAAGGCCCTCGGCGACGACCGTCCGGAAAAGCTGCCCACCAGCGGACAGAACCTGCTGATCCTCGGTTCCGACACCCGTTCCGGCGAGAACGCGGACCTGGCCGGCGGCGACAGCAGCGGTCTGGCGGACACCACGATGGTGGTGCACATACCGGAGGGCCGGAGCAAGGCCGTGTCGGTCAGCATCCCCCGCGACACCCTGGTGACCCGGCCCGAGTGCCCGGCGAAGGACGGAAGCACGCTTCCCGCCAAGGAGCGGGTGATGTTCAACTCGCTCTACCCGACCGGTGGGCCGGCCTGTGTGCTGAAGACCGTGGAGCACATGTCCGGTGTCCGCATCGACCACTACATAGAGGTCGACTTCGCCGGTTTCGCGAGTCTGGTGGACGCGATCGGCGGGGTGACCGTCGAGGTGGACCAGCCGATCAAGGACTCGAAGACCGGCCTCGACCTGTCGGTCGGCTCGCACAGGCTCAACGGCCGGGAGTCCCTGGCCTTCGTCCGCACCCGGCACGGCGTCGGCGACGGAAGCGACCTCGGACGGATCGGCCTCCAGCAGCAGTTCATGCTCGCGCTCCTCGCGGAGGTGCGGAAGCAGGACCTCCTCGGCAGCCCCACCAAGGCCTACAAGATCGCCAACGCGGCGACCAAGTCGCTCACCACCGACTCCGCGATCTCCTCGCTCACCTCGCTGGCCGAGTTCGGCCGCAGCATGCAGGGCGTCAACCCGGACACCATGGAGACGCTCATGCTCCCGGTCGAGTACGACAAGCTCGAACCGGCCCGTGTCGTCGCCGTGGAACCGCGGGCCTCCGCGCTGTGGAAGGCCATCAAGGAGGACGGGGAGATCCCCGAGTCGGCGAAGAAGTCACCGGCCTCCGGCGGCTGA